One region of Paenibacillus polymyxa M1 genomic DNA includes:
- a CDS encoding DoxX family protein: MNQTLANIGLLLVRIFTGVIFIVHGAQKFQGLDGTSGFFQSLGLPGWMAPVVATVELVGGIALVLGIGTRLAGAALTIVMIGVLLTAKKGQPFGSIEFDLLILFTSLQQTLVGGRFLAVDQLFGPKKAENSNVQV, translated from the coding sequence ATGAATCAAACGCTTGCGAATATTGGATTGTTATTGGTACGAATTTTTACAGGAGTTATTTTTATCGTCCACGGTGCACAGAAGTTTCAGGGACTAGACGGAACCTCCGGCTTCTTCCAGAGCCTCGGACTTCCTGGCTGGATGGCCCCTGTGGTCGCTACGGTTGAGCTGGTTGGAGGCATTGCACTGGTTCTGGGTATTGGAACACGACTGGCTGGAGCAGCATTGACTATCGTAATGATCGGTGTATTGCTCACTGCTAAAAAAGGACAGCCTTTTGGCTCGATTGAATTTGATCTCCTGATTTTATTTACCAGTCTTCAGCAAACCCTGGTCGGTGGACGCTTTCTGGCAGTGGATCAGTTGTTTGGCCCTAAAAAGGCTGAAAATAGTAACGTACAGGTCTAA
- a CDS encoding BlaI/MecI/CopY family transcriptional regulator, translated as MKRLNFKAGETGLNRFFGPLEAKIMDILWSTSDRSIKEVQTALEGDRDFNFNTVMTVMNRLVEKGILSKSIRGRTSLYRPVLSREEFMDEQSKELSHELVDEFGPLAVNHMIDALEVADPILIERLEQKIKQWKKDM; from the coding sequence ATGAAACGACTGAATTTTAAAGCTGGCGAAACCGGACTTAACCGATTTTTTGGGCCTCTGGAAGCCAAAATCATGGATATTTTATGGTCCACTTCGGATCGGAGTATCAAAGAAGTGCAGACCGCATTGGAGGGGGATCGGGACTTTAACTTCAATACGGTAATGACCGTGATGAATCGTTTAGTGGAAAAGGGGATTTTGAGCAAAAGTATACGCGGGAGAACGTCCTTATACCGTCCTGTCTTAAGCAGAGAAGAGTTTATGGATGAGCAATCCAAAGAGCTGAGTCACGAACTGGTGGATGAATTTGGTCCGCTTGCTGTCAATCATATGATTGATGCTCTGGAAGTAGCTGATCCGATTTTGATCGAACGTTTGGAACAAAAAATTAAACAATGGAAAAAGGATATGTAG
- a CDS encoding response regulator transcription factor, with the protein MSKQANQVTNRIKVADMPRRVKGSWTSMLSAPSTPAVQTVPSNEPLYCPTTRRIILISSVPGVVHGVVRTLSDACFDVMVFHRWEPEVQRHLGSDLLIYDLTATDPRRELLNIRNDLEHEYMKDTPVMYVVQDRMSVRAHELLPSEEVLVWPLASNQMVHDIERMIVRHPVISRQAAQTSRRTVFKDIWIDRDKMLVYKEENPLNLTKTEYDLLLKLIDSQGKVISREQMMHDIWETDFVGGSNVVDVHVKSLRKKLDDRPAEPEYIATVRGVGYRLAD; encoded by the coding sequence ATGTCAAAGCAAGCGAATCAAGTAACGAATCGTATTAAAGTGGCTGACATGCCTAGACGCGTAAAGGGCAGTTGGACATCGATGTTGTCTGCCCCGTCTACACCTGCGGTGCAGACCGTTCCTTCTAATGAACCTTTGTATTGTCCGACCACACGTCGCATCATTCTGATCAGTTCCGTACCGGGTGTAGTCCATGGTGTGGTGCGTACGTTGTCAGATGCGTGTTTTGACGTGATGGTCTTCCATCGCTGGGAGCCTGAAGTACAGCGTCATTTGGGGAGCGACCTCTTGATTTACGATTTGACCGCCACCGATCCACGGCGTGAATTGCTGAATATCCGCAATGACCTTGAACATGAATACATGAAAGATACACCAGTCATGTATGTAGTTCAGGATCGGATGTCTGTACGTGCGCATGAGCTGCTTCCTTCGGAAGAGGTGCTGGTATGGCCACTGGCATCCAACCAAATGGTGCATGACATCGAGCGGATGATTGTGCGTCATCCGGTGATTTCCCGCCAGGCAGCGCAGACCAGCCGTCGTACGGTGTTCAAGGACATCTGGATTGATCGTGATAAAATGTTGGTATATAAGGAAGAGAATCCATTGAATCTGACCAAAACGGAATACGATTTGCTGCTGAAGCTGATAGATTCTCAAGGAAAAGTGATCTCGCGCGAGCAAATGATGCATGATATCTGGGAAACTGATTTTGTTGGCGGCAGCAATGTTGTGGATGTGCATGTCAAAAGTTTGCGCAAGAAGCTGGACGATCGACCTGCGGAGCCTGAATATATCGCTACCGTAAGAGGTGTAGGATACAGATTGGCAGATTAA
- a CDS encoding GerAB/ArcD/ProY family transporter — protein MKKRVQIGAKEMISLMVLFEMGTSMMSIPGRNAGKDAWIAILISTVLGAMLFVCYGSLHQRFPNLLMTQYCRTLLGKKAGSTLAFLYIVFFLYGGARDLRDTGILIADRTLQHTPLTVICGLMVVLVMYVVYLGIEVAGRTAIIMLILLLLLGLATNILILLAGIVDMGNILPIAEHGWQPIWQVVYSQAVMLPYGEMVTFAMILPTLKKEYRANGIGISAILLGGLLLSIITLSNVLALGEDVFKRATYPLLTMISKVEISDFIDRVDVIGVMSVIIFDFFKILIFYYAAVKAAEDVLRIPYHKLILPFGLIMLVSCVLMALNYQDHLQTGELVLKWLFPIFAVFFPILLLIVSWLRKTWNKKRG, from the coding sequence ATGAAAAAAAGGGTACAGATAGGTGCAAAAGAGATGATCTCTCTTATGGTGTTGTTTGAGATGGGCACATCCATGATGTCTATTCCCGGAAGGAATGCGGGCAAGGATGCATGGATCGCCATCCTCATTTCCACGGTTTTGGGGGCAATGCTTTTTGTATGCTATGGCAGCCTTCACCAACGCTTTCCCAACTTGCTAATGACACAGTACTGCAGAACCCTTTTGGGGAAGAAAGCAGGGAGTACGCTTGCTTTTTTATATATCGTGTTTTTTCTTTACGGCGGAGCACGGGATCTTCGGGACACGGGGATCCTGATTGCCGACCGGACACTTCAGCATACGCCGTTGACAGTCATCTGTGGTTTAATGGTTGTACTTGTCATGTATGTGGTGTATTTGGGAATCGAGGTTGCAGGCCGGACGGCCATCATCATGTTGATTTTGCTACTGCTGCTGGGCCTTGCTACGAATATATTAATTTTGTTGGCAGGCATTGTAGATATGGGCAATATATTGCCCATAGCCGAGCATGGCTGGCAGCCGATATGGCAAGTTGTTTATTCGCAAGCCGTGATGCTACCGTACGGCGAGATGGTTACGTTTGCGATGATTCTCCCTACATTAAAAAAGGAATACCGTGCCAATGGGATAGGGATTTCCGCTATATTGCTGGGAGGGCTGCTCCTGTCTATTATTACACTGTCCAATGTGCTTGCACTGGGAGAGGATGTGTTCAAACGGGCGACTTACCCGCTACTCACGATGATCAGTAAGGTCGAAATATCTGATTTTATCGACAGAGTCGATGTCATCGGCGTGATGAGCGTTATTATTTTTGATTTTTTTAAAATTTTGATTTTCTATTATGCCGCGGTTAAAGCCGCAGAGGATGTATTGAGAATACCTTACCATAAACTGATCCTGCCATTTGGTCTGATCATGTTAGTCTCTTGTGTATTGATGGCACTGAACTATCAAGATCACCTTCAAACAGGCGAGTTAGTGCTGAAATGGCTGTTTCCGATATTTGCCGTGTTTTTTCCTATCTTGCTGCTAATCGTGTCGTGGCTGAGAAAGACCTGGAATAAAAAAAGAGGGTAA
- a CDS encoding methyl-accepting chemotaxis protein — MGTRRKRKTIWTLRNKLILGFLLVLLIPSLSISSATYKSSYNAMEKQLHSSANQGVATANSIIEYAIASKIKDVRYLAGRLDSSMIDGRNSPLIEPKLIQYKGLHEDATDIFVGTPEGLMIRGVPKEDEGTFDPRTRPWYIEAMKQPGKVAITPVIINSSGIPVVVVSQTLSDKSGVIGISLNLESVRKLASIKVGQEGYIIILDHAKKFVVHPTAKPGSSPQENVLDTLYTAPSGNFKYMHEGREKYLTYVTNEDTGWKIAGTFYQSEISDATAAMRYVTIIVLAASLVIALIAIFLITRSVLVPIRKLQKSAERISEGDLTGDLETGKTDEVGELSAHFQTMVDSLRTMIRSVRETTDRVSSSAEELAAGADQTTQAIEHVTIAIQEVAVGSERQLQSIKHGSVSIEGLAQQAADVSERMVGVSEHVKMNAESAQEGSKAATQAVQKMHDIDETVHDLGQAMDSLSERSGEIVNIISVISGIAKQTNLLALNASIEAARAGDHGKGFAVVATEVRKLAEESAKSATLISERIEAMQVDMNHALGAMQQARVRVTEGIDSVTTSEHSFAEISQAVERAMGHIHDITGVTQEMARGTVGVVDIMSDISHISDEAASNTESISAAAEQQLASIEEIASSTADLSQMAEELRELVGRFQVEEKS, encoded by the coding sequence ATGGGAACAAGGCGAAAGAGAAAGACAATTTGGACACTCAGGAACAAGTTAATTTTAGGTTTTTTACTTGTTTTGCTGATTCCGAGTTTAAGTATTTCCAGTGCGACCTATAAATCATCATATAATGCTATGGAAAAACAGCTCCACAGCAGTGCGAATCAGGGGGTAGCGACGGCTAACTCAATTATTGAATATGCAATCGCCAGTAAAATCAAAGATGTGAGATATTTGGCGGGGCGACTTGACAGTTCGATGATTGATGGTCGAAATAGCCCCTTGATTGAGCCCAAGCTGATCCAATACAAGGGCTTGCACGAAGATGCTACGGATATTTTTGTCGGTACACCAGAGGGCTTGATGATCCGGGGGGTACCCAAAGAGGATGAAGGGACATTTGACCCTCGCACACGACCATGGTACATCGAAGCGATGAAGCAGCCCGGTAAGGTTGCAATTACGCCTGTTATCATCAATTCATCGGGTATTCCTGTTGTCGTAGTATCTCAGACGCTTTCCGACAAGTCCGGGGTTATCGGTATTTCTTTAAATCTGGAAAGTGTACGTAAATTGGCCTCTATTAAAGTGGGCCAAGAGGGGTATATCATCATTTTGGATCATGCGAAGAAATTTGTAGTCCACCCTACGGCTAAACCGGGCTCATCTCCTCAGGAGAATGTGCTTGATACATTGTATACTGCGCCGAGTGGGAACTTTAAATATATGCATGAAGGTCGCGAGAAATATTTGACCTATGTAACGAATGAGGATACCGGCTGGAAAATTGCAGGTACCTTCTATCAATCCGAGATTAGCGATGCTACCGCTGCCATGCGTTATGTAACCATTATTGTGCTGGCTGCCTCGTTGGTGATTGCGCTTATCGCAATTTTCCTGATTACCCGTTCTGTTCTGGTTCCGATCCGTAAGTTGCAAAAATCAGCAGAACGAATCAGTGAAGGAGATTTGACGGGCGATTTGGAAACGGGAAAAACAGATGAGGTAGGCGAACTGTCTGCTCACTTTCAAACCATGGTGGACAGTTTGCGCACGATGATTCGAAGCGTACGCGAAACAACTGATCGGGTAAGCTCTTCAGCGGAGGAGCTGGCTGCGGGTGCAGATCAGACGACCCAAGCCATTGAGCATGTTACTATTGCTATTCAGGAAGTAGCTGTAGGCAGCGAACGTCAGCTGCAAAGCATCAAGCATGGCTCTGTGAGTATAGAGGGACTGGCTCAGCAAGCAGCGGACGTATCTGAACGCATGGTGGGTGTATCTGAACATGTGAAGATGAATGCCGAGTCGGCACAGGAAGGCAGCAAGGCGGCTACGCAGGCTGTACAGAAAATGCATGATATCGACGAGACTGTTCATGATCTTGGACAGGCTATGGACTCCCTGAGTGAGCGTTCAGGTGAAATCGTGAATATTATCAGTGTTATATCCGGTATCGCCAAACAGACCAATCTGTTGGCACTGAATGCATCCATTGAGGCGGCACGGGCTGGGGACCATGGCAAAGGATTTGCCGTGGTTGCTACAGAGGTACGCAAGCTGGCTGAGGAATCTGCCAAATCGGCTACCTTGATCTCGGAGCGCATTGAAGCGATGCAGGTGGATATGAACCATGCTTTAGGCGCGATGCAACAAGCACGGGTACGGGTGACGGAAGGTATTGATTCGGTAACCACATCGGAGCATTCCTTTGCGGAAATCAGTCAGGCTGTTGAACGCGCGATGGGGCATATCCATGACATTACCGGAGTGACTCAGGAAATGGCACGGGGGACTGTAGGTGTCGTGGATATTATGAGCGATATTTCCCATATTTCGGACGAGGCGGCGAGCAACACCGAGTCGATCTCAGCAGCGGCTGAGCAACAGCTTGCTTCCATCGAGGAAATTGCTTCATCCACAGCAGACCTGAGCCAAATGGCAGAGGAGCTGCGCGAACTGGTTGGACGTTTCCAGGTTGAAGAAAAATCCTAA
- a CDS encoding Ger(x)C family spore germination protein produces MYQGKRNEQSAVTFKGRIGRLCLVLLLFAPLLSGCWDSVELNQRAVVAGIGIDIVGESEYEVSLQVIVADEIAGAKARGDTPVVLYREKGKNLFQALRRASQRVPRVISMAHTKLVVIGEKLARAGIGDTMDFLERSTEIRLPVKMLVVRGNTGKDVLAIMTAIGRIPANDISGKLETSERLYAGDYAVTIDDVIRSLSHKGGGPVLTGIGVNGNLEQAPSKSNVDNILPKAIVHINGMGVFKKDRLVRWLDDDRAIGLSMINNKVKSAQTTLSCGKNRETIGIETLFSATNIHTRMEQGEPIFVINLKQTGAIQEAECSINLQSPEAMKRLQEQWTEETKKLITSTVREVQRTRSDVIGFGLALERSYPKQWKKLSSDWSHYFAESTVRVQVTSVLKHTQSRTNPYSKGESD; encoded by the coding sequence GTGTATCAGGGGAAGAGGAATGAACAAAGTGCAGTAACTTTTAAGGGAAGAATAGGGAGACTGTGTTTAGTCCTGTTACTGTTCGCTCCATTGTTATCCGGTTGCTGGGATTCTGTGGAGTTAAACCAGAGAGCAGTAGTAGCGGGGATAGGAATTGATATAGTGGGGGAGTCAGAATATGAGGTCTCCCTGCAAGTGATCGTGGCAGATGAAATCGCTGGAGCCAAAGCGAGAGGAGATACCCCTGTCGTTTTGTATCGGGAAAAGGGGAAAAATCTGTTTCAAGCGCTCCGCAGAGCCTCACAAAGGGTTCCGCGGGTCATTTCTATGGCGCATACCAAACTGGTCGTTATTGGTGAAAAGCTGGCACGGGCTGGAATCGGCGATACGATGGATTTTTTGGAAAGGTCTACAGAAATCCGACTGCCAGTGAAAATGCTGGTGGTACGTGGTAATACTGGGAAGGATGTACTGGCAATCATGACCGCGATCGGCCGTATTCCTGCCAATGATATTTCAGGAAAGCTGGAAACATCGGAGCGTTTGTATGCCGGGGATTACGCGGTGACTATCGACGATGTCATTCGCAGCCTGTCTCATAAGGGTGGCGGTCCTGTGCTGACGGGCATAGGGGTCAATGGGAATTTGGAGCAGGCCCCAAGCAAGAGCAATGTGGACAATATTTTACCGAAAGCTATTGTTCACATTAACGGAATGGGGGTGTTCAAAAAGGATCGGCTTGTCCGCTGGTTGGACGATGACCGGGCCATTGGACTGTCTATGATCAACAACAAGGTGAAAAGTGCCCAAACAACACTGAGCTGCGGGAAGAATAGGGAAACCATTGGCATCGAAACCTTGTTTTCTGCAACCAATATACACACTCGGATGGAGCAAGGAGAGCCTATTTTTGTGATTAACTTAAAACAGACCGGGGCAATACAGGAGGCCGAGTGCTCGATTAATTTACAAAGTCCGGAGGCGATGAAAAGATTGCAGGAGCAATGGACAGAGGAGACGAAAAAATTGATCACTTCAACAGTCAGGGAGGTTCAGCGTACCCGCAGCGATGTAATAGGCTTTGGCCTTGCGCTGGAGAGGAGCTATCCCAAACAATGGAAAAAACTCTCTTCTGATTGGAGCCATTATTTTGCGGAAAGCACCGTTCGTGTTCAAGTGACTTCTGTACTGAAACACACTCAGTCGCGGACTAACCCATATTCCAAGGGAGAATCAGACTAG
- a CDS encoding M56 family metallopeptidase — protein sequence MWKTRSKLLFTAGALISGFALMQMGMYAGQHVFGWKLNFNVFQICRSLLQHYGIGYMVDALSGLVFVTFGIAGGEAVRQCMATRAAFRRLHRMRDLPLTEALGERYRELGTDRIWVIDYAKPAAFTMGLWKPRIVLSSALLSLLDKHEEEAVIYHEAYHMKHYDPLKTWFLQMCATQLFYLPVLRHITNHYKTAREILADNEAIHRAGSPVGIGSALLKLLSMTPANARLVNSAACSSFAETSINYRISRILDPQQKPIIQMPWRSIMFSGYVLIMLTLMFTLALI from the coding sequence ATGTGGAAAACACGTTCTAAATTACTGTTTACAGCAGGCGCCTTGATTTCGGGTTTTGCCCTTATGCAGATGGGGATGTACGCCGGGCAGCATGTTTTCGGCTGGAAATTGAATTTTAACGTGTTTCAAATTTGCAGAAGTTTGTTGCAGCACTACGGAATCGGCTACATGGTGGATGCGCTCAGCGGACTGGTTTTTGTAACCTTCGGTATCGCCGGAGGAGAAGCAGTCAGACAGTGTATGGCTACCAGGGCGGCTTTCCGCAGACTGCACCGAATGCGCGACCTGCCGTTGACCGAAGCACTGGGTGAGCGATATCGTGAACTCGGGACCGATCGGATTTGGGTCATTGATTATGCCAAGCCTGCTGCCTTCACCATGGGGTTATGGAAGCCGCGTATTGTATTGTCCTCTGCACTGTTGTCCTTACTGGACAAGCATGAGGAAGAAGCGGTTATATACCATGAAGCATATCATATGAAACATTATGATCCATTGAAGACCTGGTTCCTGCAAATGTGCGCTACACAGCTGTTTTATTTGCCGGTGCTACGTCATATTACCAACCATTACAAGACGGCCCGTGAAATCTTGGCGGATAACGAAGCGATTCATCGAGCCGGTTCACCGGTTGGGATTGGGAGCGCATTGCTCAAGCTTCTGAGTATGACACCTGCTAATGCCCGTCTGGTAAACTCCGCCGCTTGTTCCTCTTTTGCAGAAACGTCCATTAATTATCGGATCTCACGCATTCTAGACCCTCAACAAAAGCCGATCATTCAAATGCCTTGGCGTTCGATTATGTTTTCAGGCTATGTACTAATCATGCTGACGCTTATGTTTACACTGGCGTTAATCTAG
- a CDS encoding Fur family transcriptional regulator yields the protein MRTLNLTSQRQAVYDVVREAHDHPTAADVMNRLMERGYNLAYGTVYNSLRYLTDKELIRELKLGEAASRYDGRMDDHQHIICQVCGRVDEVMSEVPHDWIDTVAHETGYTIAHAHVVFGGVCKECQSKRIK from the coding sequence ATGAGAACTCTAAATTTAACTTCGCAGCGCCAAGCGGTATATGATGTGGTTCGTGAGGCCCACGATCATCCTACTGCTGCCGATGTTATGAATCGGCTAATGGAGCGCGGTTATAATCTGGCCTATGGAACGGTCTATAATTCATTACGTTATTTAACGGATAAGGAATTAATCCGTGAGCTGAAACTAGGAGAAGCTGCTAGTCGTTATGACGGTCGAATGGACGATCATCAGCATATTATTTGTCAGGTATGCGGCCGAGTAGATGAAGTGATGAGTGAAGTCCCACACGATTGGATTGATACGGTTGCGCATGAAACGGGATATACCATTGCCCATGCCCATGTCGTATTCGGAGGAGTGTGTAAGGAATGTCAAAGCAAGCGAATCAAGTAA
- a CDS encoding spore germination protein gives MIRYPYRKHNRKSGVDKNNGNSPRYLRIENCLETNLQQIKKLTSDSPDFLIRRFKVGIREDVPAAIVFLDSMAKTDTVNELIMKSMLSSPSAEVAAEVESAEALYTKIQSHALTLGEVKDCDDWSSMMKQLLMGDTIILLEGCEKAIACGTRGGETRAVSEPTTQTVVRGPKDGFVESLFTNISLVRRRIKSSDLTLEMFQVGSTSLTNVAMLYMKNIANPRIVDEVRKRVESINIDAVFESGMVEEMIQENHFTPFPTIFNTERPDTISSNIMEGRVALIIDGNPFVLVMPTIFAQFFQNSSDYEERYDMATVVRLIRYISFIILILGPSLYIALTTYHYEMIPTPLLISILAQRESVPFPAFLEALILEVTFEILREAGIRMPRAGGQTVSVIGALVLGQAAVEAGIVTPLLTIVVALTGIASFAIPAYNMAVAGRLCRFIFMILSASMGLYGITLGLIALIAHMNSLSSFGVPYMAPFSPFVLESQKDAVLRLPFWMMKKRPKSITSKNQKRMKDGSGTSSSDKTTPMQEGGNQGVSGEEE, from the coding sequence ATGATTCGCTATCCCTATCGCAAACATAATAGAAAATCGGGTGTGGATAAGAATAATGGAAATTCTCCGCGCTATTTAAGAATCGAGAATTGCTTGGAAACCAACCTGCAGCAAATTAAGAAATTGACATCAGATAGCCCGGACTTTCTGATTCGCCGCTTTAAAGTGGGGATTAGAGAGGATGTTCCCGCCGCTATTGTGTTTCTGGATAGTATGGCCAAGACGGATACGGTGAATGAACTCATCATGAAATCCATGCTTAGCAGCCCATCTGCTGAAGTGGCTGCTGAGGTCGAGAGCGCAGAAGCGCTGTACACAAAAATACAGAGTCACGCGCTTACGCTGGGAGAAGTGAAGGATTGCGATGATTGGAGTTCCATGATGAAACAACTACTAATGGGGGACACGATCATCCTATTAGAAGGCTGTGAAAAAGCGATTGCGTGCGGTACGCGTGGAGGAGAGACACGCGCGGTCAGTGAGCCAACCACCCAGACAGTCGTCAGAGGACCAAAAGATGGTTTTGTGGAATCCCTGTTCACGAATATTTCTCTGGTCCGGCGACGGATTAAAAGCTCCGATCTTACACTGGAGATGTTCCAAGTGGGAAGCACGTCCCTCACAAATGTGGCCATGCTGTACATGAAGAATATTGCAAATCCACGCATCGTAGATGAGGTTCGTAAACGGGTAGAAAGCATTAATATTGACGCTGTATTTGAGTCCGGCATGGTTGAGGAGATGATACAAGAAAATCATTTCACACCATTCCCAACGATCTTTAACACGGAAAGACCCGACACCATCAGCAGCAATATTATGGAGGGCCGAGTGGCGCTCATTATAGACGGAAATCCGTTTGTATTGGTGATGCCCACAATATTTGCCCAATTTTTTCAGAATTCTTCGGATTATGAAGAGCGTTACGATATGGCGACGGTGGTCCGCCTCATTAGATATATCAGCTTCATTATTCTTATTCTGGGGCCTTCTCTCTACATTGCCTTAACAACGTATCATTATGAAATGATACCGACTCCACTGCTGATCAGCATATTGGCTCAGCGGGAATCCGTTCCTTTTCCGGCATTTCTAGAGGCGTTAATTCTGGAGGTCACCTTTGAGATTTTGCGTGAGGCGGGTATTCGAATGCCGCGTGCGGGTGGTCAAACGGTATCCGTTATAGGAGCGCTTGTGTTGGGACAAGCGGCCGTGGAAGCCGGAATTGTCACCCCGCTGCTCACGATTGTAGTAGCCCTGACAGGGATAGCTAGTTTCGCGATCCCAGCCTATAACATGGCAGTGGCCGGGAGATTGTGCCGATTTATTTTCATGATACTGTCTGCGTCCATGGGCCTATACGGCATTACATTGGGGCTGATTGCACTAATTGCTCATATGAACAGTCTGAGTTCGTTCGGGGTGCCCTACATGGCGCCTTTCAGTCCTTTTGTGCTAGAGAGCCAAAAGGATGCCGTATTGCGACTTCCATTCTGGATGATGAAGAAACGTCCTAAAAGCATTACGTCTAAGAATCAGAAACGAATGAAGGATGGAAGCGGAACTTCCTCTTCTGATAAAACCACGCCGATGCAGGAGGGGGGCAATCAGGGTGTATCAGGGGAAGAGGAATGA